AGATCGAGGTCAACGCGCAGACCTACATCGAACAGGCCTTCCGGATACTGGATCCCGACGCGACCGAGATGCGGCGCAACTCCGAGTGGCTCTCCCCGCTGGGCTTCGCGGACGTGCTGCGGCTCACCAGCCGGTTCACCATCGCGCGCATCCTCGAACGTGACGACTTCCAGAAGCGCTATCGCGAGGGAGTGGGCATCTCGCTGCACGAGTTCCTCTACCCTGTCGCGCAGGCGTACGACTCGGTGGCCGTACGCGCGGACGTGGAGATCGGAGGGACCGACCAGCTGTTCAACCTGCTGGCCGGACGAGAGCTGATGGAGAAGCTCGGTCTCGAGCCGCAGGTCTGCCTGACATTGCCTCTGCTCGAGGGCACCGACGGCGTCCAGAAGATGAGCAAGACCTACGGCAACTACATCGGCCTCACGGACGAGCCCGACGACATGTTCGGCAAGGTGATGTCGATACCCGACGAGCTCACGGTCAAGTACTTCCGGCTCGCGACATCGGTTCCCGTGGGCGAGGTCGACGCGATCGAGGCCGCTCTGGTCTCCGGCGAGGCGCACCCCGGCGAGGTGAAGCGCCGCCTCGCGCGCGAGATAGTGGCCCTGTATCACGGCCAGAAGGCTGCCGACTCCGCAGAGGAGGCGTTCGACCGCGTCTTCAAGCGTCACGAGGCACCCGAGGAGATGCGGAGTCACGTGCTCGCCGAAGAGACGGTCTACCTGCCCAAGGTGCTCGAGGATCTCGGATTCGCCACCTCACGCTCGGAGTCGCGCCGGCTGATCGACCAGGGTGGCGTGAGGATAGACGGGAGGCCCGTGACCATGTACGGGGGCGACCGGGCGGCCTTCGTCGGCGTCCTTCAGGTCGGGCGCCGGCATTGGGCGAGGCTGGTCTTGCCGCGGTCCGAGACGTAGCGGACACCGTCTCGGTGCCGTCCGGACCTGGCACGGCGCGTGCTCACGGGGTCCGCCGCAGCGGGTCGCGACGGGCCCGCGACCGGCGGGGGGTCTCCGGCGAGGGTTGACACCGGCGTCGCGCGTGATAGGATGCGACGCCCTGTCCGGCGGGGGGTGGCCGAGGAGTGTTTAGGACGCGCTCCCCCGGGGTATCATCCATTTCCGCCCCGGCCGGCCGACGCGGCCAGCAGGTCGAACAACGTGGTGTTTGCATGCCTCCGGGGTGGGTGGTATCCTACCCGTTGCCGCTTCGACCGGGCCAGTGTTGGACTGGAGCGATCTTGATAAACGGCACCAGGATGGAGTCAATCGGATAGGGCGGGTCAGCTACCGAAGGTGGCGTCTCGGCCGCCGACTTGACGCCTCCGCGAAGACGGGGGCGTTTTGATTGTCCGGAGGGTACGTGCGACAGACGCGCAA
This is a stretch of genomic DNA from Coriobacteriia bacterium. It encodes these proteins:
- a CDS encoding tyrosine--tRNA ligase, which translates into the protein MHVIRSGAAGVAPADALLEKLRSGRQLVAKLGVDPTAPDLHLGHAVPLRKLRQFQDLGHKVVLIIGDFTALIGDPSGRNTTRPALTGEEIEVNAQTYIEQAFRILDPDATEMRRNSEWLSPLGFADVLRLTSRFTIARILERDDFQKRYREGVGISLHEFLYPVAQAYDSVAVRADVEIGGTDQLFNLLAGRELMEKLGLEPQVCLTLPLLEGTDGVQKMSKTYGNYIGLTDEPDDMFGKVMSIPDELTVKYFRLATSVPVGEVDAIEAALVSGEAHPGEVKRRLAREIVALYHGQKAADSAEEAFDRVFKRHEAPEEMRSHVLAEETVYLPKVLEDLGFATSRSESRRLIDQGGVRIDGRPVTMYGGDRAAFVGVLQVGRRHWARLVLPRSET